In Lampris incognitus isolate fLamInc1 chromosome 20, fLamInc1.hap2, whole genome shotgun sequence, one genomic interval encodes:
- the LOC130130383 gene encoding phospholipid scramblase 2-like, with the protein MSGPGYPGSPNQAPYPMPQTGTYSMTPYPVPQGGYGDPNQAPPPMGFNMGYQPQPQPGQPVMYQPGPVGGQAPMPGPEYGGSPGGITPAPVPAPAPAVVPVGVPPGLEYLTQIDQILIHQKVELLEAFIGFETNNQYEIKNSLGQKIYKAKEKNDCCTRNCCGSLRSFDMKIKDNLDREVIRLVRPFRCVSCWCPCCLQEMEIQAPPGTTIGYVKQDWHPCEPRFSIQGANKETLMKLEGPCFACNCCGDVNFELKGKDGGKPIGRISKQWSGLLKEVFTDTDNFGIQFPLDMDVKMKAVLMGACFLIDFMFFEKVGEANQRSTVFS; encoded by the exons ATGTCAGGTCCTG GTTACCCTGGTTCCCCCAACCAGGCCCCCTACCCCATGCCCCAGACTGGTACTTACTCCATGACCCCCTACCCAGTTCCCCAAGGAGGGTATGGAGACCCCAATCAAGCCCCTCCGCCGATGGGCTTTAACATGGGCTACCAGCCCCAGCCTCAACCGGGCCAACCAGTCATGTACCAGCCAGGGCCGGTGGGTGGCCAGGCTCCAATGCCAGGGCCTGAGTACGGAGGTTCTCCGGGGGGGATCACTCCGGCCCCAGTGCCGGCGCCGGCTCCAGCAGTGGTTCCTGTAGGGGTCCCACCAGGACTCGAGTACCTGACGCAG ATTGACCAGATTCTGATCCACCAAAAAGTGGAGCTTTTAGAAG CATTCATCGGGTTTGAGACCAACAATCAGTATGAGATCAAGAACAGCCTGGGCCAGAAGATCTACAAGGCCAAAGAGAAGAACGACTGCTGCACCAGGAACTGCTGTGGCTCGCTGCGTAGCTTCGACATGAAGATTAAGGACAACTTGGACCGCGAGGTCATTCGCCTCGTACGGCCCTTCCGCTGCGTCTCCTGCTGGTGCCCCTGCTGTCtgcaagag ATGGAGATCCAAGCCCCGCCAGGCACCACCATAGGCTACGTAAAACAGGACTGGCACCCCTGCGAGCCCCGCTTCTCCATCCAGGGAGCCAACAAGGAAACCCTGATGAAGCTGGAAGGGCCCTGCTTCGCCTGCAACTGCTGTGGGGACGTTAACTTCGAG CTGAAGGGGAAAGATGGCGGCAAACCCATCGGCCGCATTAGCAAACAGTGGAGTGGACTTCTGAAGGAGGTCTTCACAGACACGGACAACTTTGGCATCCAGTTCCCTCTGGACATGGACGTTAAAATGAAGGCCGTTTTAATGGGAGCCTGCTTCCTCATC GACTTCATGTTTTTTGAGAAGGTCGGGGAGGCAAACCAGCGCAGCACCGTCTTTTCGTAA